The Sorangiineae bacterium MSr11367 genome window below encodes:
- a CDS encoding YdeI/OmpD-associated family protein: MPTLVESSFAMGERTGDDEPILFARPRQWDAWLAKHHASSSGVWVRLAKKDSGIESITRLQAVEGALVWGWIDGQARPEGETSWLQRFTPRRPRSPWSKINRGKAEELIASGKMKAPGLAEVERAKADGRWDAAYDSPRNATVPDDLARALAANARASKFFETIDAANRYAILHRIHAAKKPDTRAARIAKFVEMLAKHETIHAPRAKKATKAKSPGPRTKRGPA; encoded by the coding sequence ATGCCGACCCTGGTAGAGTCCTCCTTTGCGATGGGAGAACGAACGGGCGACGACGAGCCGATTCTCTTCGCCCGCCCTCGACAATGGGACGCTTGGCTGGCAAAGCACCATGCGTCGTCGTCGGGCGTGTGGGTTCGATTGGCGAAAAAGGACAGCGGCATCGAATCGATCACGCGACTGCAGGCCGTGGAGGGCGCGCTCGTGTGGGGATGGATCGATGGGCAAGCCCGCCCGGAGGGCGAGACGTCGTGGTTGCAACGCTTCACACCGCGTCGTCCGCGCAGCCCGTGGTCCAAGATCAACCGCGGAAAGGCCGAAGAGCTCATCGCAAGCGGGAAAATGAAGGCCCCGGGCCTCGCCGAGGTGGAACGCGCCAAGGCCGACGGCCGTTGGGACGCCGCCTACGATTCGCCGCGCAACGCGACCGTGCCGGACGATCTCGCGCGCGCCTTGGCGGCGAATGCCCGCGCGTCGAAGTTTTTCGAGACCATCGATGCGGCGAATCGATATGCCATTTTGCACCGCATTCACGCGGCGAAGAAACCCGACACGCGCGCGGCGCGCATTGCCAAGTTCGTCGAGATGCTCGCCAAGCACGAGACGATTCATGCGCCCCGCGCCAAAAAGGCGACGAAGGCGAAGTCCCCGGGGCCCCGGACCAAACGTGGTCCCGCGTGA
- a CDS encoding serine/threonine protein kinase, with translation MTTCASFFEPFSGALINDNLRLVRPIAKGGMGSVWLARHTGLDLPVALKFMSQSIFRDEPNAVERFTREARAAAQLRHPNVVRIFDFRFPTPSDDPPYMVMELLEGEDLERCIRRCGPLHIGEVVTIVQAIASVLETAHERGIVHRDIKPENVFLEGPEHTVKVLDFGVAMLQQGREDIAAEEEGKMCGTPCFMSPEQFTDAADVDHRCDLWALAVVAYEALTGRMPFAGATVSAIFLAAARSRYTPPSQLRPELGPAVDAWFCKAFATRIEHRFASARELALSFSRAVAEPTASRPSRGPAAWNRWATVAIGLLGGVLATLVFTGHLRFAPAPVAASPAPPPPALVPPAAMPPTAPAPAASCVASSPWPSAKVATPPPARSAARAPVAAARHPVTTANTVEEEESPTAEDDDTL, from the coding sequence ATGACGACGTGCGCATCTTTCTTCGAGCCGTTTTCGGGCGCCTTGATCAACGACAATCTCCGTTTGGTGCGTCCCATTGCGAAGGGTGGGATGGGCAGCGTATGGCTTGCGCGCCATACCGGGCTTGATTTGCCCGTGGCCTTGAAGTTCATGTCCCAATCCATCTTTCGGGACGAGCCGAATGCCGTGGAGCGTTTTACGCGCGAGGCGCGTGCGGCTGCGCAATTGCGCCATCCGAACGTGGTGCGCATCTTCGACTTTCGCTTTCCCACGCCCTCGGACGACCCGCCCTATATGGTGATGGAGCTGCTCGAAGGGGAAGACCTGGAGCGGTGTATCCGCCGGTGCGGCCCGCTCCACATTGGCGAGGTGGTCACGATTGTCCAGGCCATTGCCAGCGTGCTGGAGACGGCGCACGAGCGCGGTATCGTGCATCGCGATATCAAACCGGAAAATGTCTTCCTCGAGGGTCCCGAGCACACCGTGAAGGTGCTCGACTTCGGTGTGGCCATGTTGCAACAGGGGCGCGAGGACATCGCAGCCGAAGAGGAAGGGAAGATGTGCGGCACCCCTTGCTTCATGAGCCCCGAGCAATTCACCGACGCGGCGGACGTCGATCATCGGTGCGATCTCTGGGCGCTCGCCGTCGTTGCCTATGAAGCGTTGACCGGCCGTATGCCCTTCGCCGGCGCAACCGTGAGTGCGATCTTCCTCGCGGCGGCGCGCTCGAGGTACACGCCGCCCAGTCAGCTGCGCCCAGAGCTCGGGCCCGCCGTCGACGCGTGGTTCTGCAAAGCGTTCGCAACCCGAATCGAACACCGCTTCGCCTCCGCGCGCGAGCTCGCCCTCTCCTTTTCGCGGGCAGTGGCCGAGCCAACGGCCTCGCGCCCATCCCGCGGCCCCGCAGCGTGGAACCGGTGGGCCACCGTCGCCATAGGGCTCCTCGGCGGTGTGCTGGCCACCCTCGTGTTCACGGGCCATCTGCGCTTTGCCCCCGCGCCGGTTGCCGCCAGCCCCGCACCACCCCCGCCCGCGCTGGTTCCGCCCGCCGCGATGCCGCCTACCGCGCCCGCGCCGGCTGCATCGTGCGTCGCTTCGTCACCGTGGCCCTCGGCGAAGGTCGCCACACCGCCCCCCGCGCGCAGCGCGGCCAGGGCCCCCGTCGCAGCCGCGCGCCATCCCGTCACCACCGCCAACACCGTGGAGGAAGAAGAGAGCCCCACGGCCGAGGACGACGACACACTGTGA
- a CDS encoding DUF1328 domain-containing protein, with amino-acid sequence MLHWTAVFSILAAVAAFLGFGAGPAEAVGIAKALFFIFLALALLTALLGRRRPML; translated from the coding sequence ATGCTTCACTGGACGGCTGTCTTCTCCATCTTGGCGGCGGTCGCCGCCTTTCTTGGGTTCGGCGCCGGCCCGGCGGAGGCCGTGGGCATCGCCAAGGCACTCTTCTTCATCTTTCTTGCGCTCGCCCTGCTCACCGCCCTCCTGGGTCGCCGCAGGCCCATGCTGTAA
- a CDS encoding phosphatase PAP2 family protein, which translates to MTTPSGQSKRCVAAAAVMLLAQAVARPAAAQSEPRIDLSPGPDTAIIAGSLLGYWLVSQIPVERRRWTSELLPFDGATRGAFSKTHMFISDTLLAATIMAPIVANLVNRDPDALPKAIVTGEALSLGIFLNAVSKYTVQRPRPYTYCGDQANRDFAISRGGEAYLSFFSSHSLNAFAAAVSGGLLFAYGNSDSEARAVVWGLEMTLASATATERVRAGQHFPSDVLLGAAVGTGIGILVPRAHMRDRSAVSMHPIEWAAIGGGLVLGTTVAAALPAFHWPAYESRGTTVRLVPSFSGTGAGLTARGVF; encoded by the coding sequence ATGACGACCCCGTCCGGGCAGAGCAAACGATGCGTAGCCGCCGCGGCGGTCATGCTGCTGGCGCAAGCCGTTGCGCGACCTGCCGCCGCGCAATCCGAGCCGCGGATCGACCTTTCGCCTGGGCCCGACACGGCGATCATCGCAGGGTCACTCCTTGGCTACTGGCTCGTGTCGCAGATCCCCGTGGAACGACGGCGGTGGACGAGCGAGCTTCTCCCCTTCGACGGAGCGACGCGAGGAGCCTTCTCCAAGACGCACATGTTCATCAGCGACACGCTACTCGCGGCGACCATCATGGCACCCATCGTCGCAAACCTCGTGAACCGCGATCCCGACGCGCTGCCAAAGGCCATCGTCACGGGCGAAGCCCTTTCCCTGGGCATCTTCCTCAATGCCGTGTCCAAGTACACGGTGCAGCGCCCGAGGCCGTACACGTACTGCGGCGATCAGGCCAACCGCGACTTTGCCATCTCGCGCGGCGGCGAAGCGTACCTCTCGTTCTTCTCGAGTCATTCTCTGAATGCGTTCGCGGCCGCGGTTAGCGGCGGCCTTCTCTTTGCCTATGGCAACTCGGACTCGGAGGCGCGTGCCGTGGTTTGGGGACTCGAAATGACCCTGGCCAGTGCCACGGCCACCGAACGCGTTCGCGCAGGTCAACACTTCCCCTCCGACGTTCTCCTCGGCGCCGCCGTGGGAACGGGCATCGGCATCCTCGTCCCGCGCGCCCACATGCGGGATCGTTCCGCCGTCTCGATGCACCCCATCGAATGGGCCGCCATCGGCGGAGGTCTCGTGCTCGGCACCACGGTGGCCGCCGCCTTACCGGCGTTTCATTGGCCAGCCTACGAATCGCGCGGCACGACGGTGCGGCTCGTGCCGTCGTTCTCGGGGACGGGGGCAGGCCTGACGGCTCGCGGGGTGTTCTGA
- a CDS encoding protein kinase has product MRVPKDLARVLPLDEQLFAGRFVIEAEAGVGGMGVVYRAFDQVRGERVALKILHQADPAALHRFDAEVRALAKLRHPAIVEYVAHGVDVEGDPYLAMEWVVGETLHARLREGVLAIADALILGARLAGALESAHAVGVLHRDIKPSNVLLPARNVREAKLADFGLALIGEGDEADSGDAVSGECIVGTPGYMAPEQARGSPELDGRADLFSLGCLLFRCVTGVEPFPGTAELSASAKVMLLEPPPLSELHPEAPVALSRLVANLLAKNPDERPVSARAVQKDLERMARAIRADLSAPPSEVRTLESAPEAYFGRYVLESSPAGAGDVFLARDPARNRHVALRVFGMVRNPEEIAQLLREARVVSGVNHPNIAPILDVGEHAGVAFVVREQVTGQCLRRFMGDATVTFAQRARWLLQVAQGLAAAHRAGVAHGDVRPDNIVVRGGDIKLLDFRFGFAAGDTRGDQYAWGVIAYELLTGCSLADGIDLDGIDLTIAHVIRRAVHENPEERFATMDDAHDAFQAAIERDPARRKAGRRHRAWAVALIGLAALLTGIFLPTCNREMAPVSSAADASEAVNGEESTRNPKARAHFDAAIRYWRGASSRIALLTLGDALDADPDFAAAHLYSAIMLVQDDVEAVQHYRAATIHRNQLSPRDRALLDAFATSVTVPRDLTATQEALTAALVRFPADWLLSSVLARVHLDKHENQKAIDVSDAALRHDPSLALALYQRAVAESDHDHDRASRSLDECLRISPQADSCLSWLMKFANHEGQCVEAEQYARTLLRLTNRPAGSWRWSLAGAIIAQGGTIESARDAYERVSFSKNDVDPMFDVLKGSFAEAQRTLDDKVAWDEGETDGGWHEYIVRYQFNMAKELNDVPRITRLAAQHLKRLDGWLLGNHMEGNILPRRMQYFVGTLSREAFEEHRQRWMKNEIPTKDYYGTKDVWFYGYADAAKTKEDFVDAYRAYREYETAPHRWGMATVRDDFALGHVSLLADDVDRAIPLLRRVANDCNVVQWAIEHTWAHLDLGMALEQTGDVSGACAAYDVVVQRWGKEPRSVSARTARARRAALHCAAQNTPRAVRPAPVPENDGTSRTVVPRDS; this is encoded by the coding sequence ATGCGCGTTCCGAAAGACCTCGCACGGGTCCTTCCGTTGGACGAACAGCTGTTCGCCGGCCGATTCGTCATCGAGGCCGAGGCTGGGGTTGGTGGCATGGGCGTCGTTTACCGAGCCTTCGACCAGGTTCGCGGCGAACGGGTGGCGCTCAAGATCCTTCACCAGGCGGATCCGGCGGCGCTGCATCGGTTCGATGCCGAGGTACGCGCGCTGGCGAAGCTCCGGCACCCGGCCATCGTCGAATATGTCGCGCACGGGGTCGACGTCGAAGGGGACCCTTATTTGGCGATGGAATGGGTCGTTGGGGAAACGTTGCACGCACGGTTGCGAGAAGGCGTGTTGGCCATTGCGGATGCACTGATTCTCGGAGCTCGCCTCGCGGGGGCTTTGGAATCGGCGCATGCGGTGGGGGTTCTTCATCGGGACATCAAGCCGAGCAACGTTTTATTGCCCGCGAGGAACGTGCGCGAAGCCAAACTGGCCGATTTCGGATTGGCCCTGATTGGCGAGGGAGACGAGGCCGATTCAGGGGACGCCGTGTCGGGGGAATGCATCGTTGGGACGCCGGGCTACATGGCGCCCGAGCAAGCTCGAGGCTCGCCGGAGCTCGATGGTCGCGCCGATCTGTTCTCGTTGGGATGTCTGCTGTTTCGTTGCGTGACGGGGGTGGAGCCGTTTCCGGGGACCGCCGAGCTCTCGGCATCGGCGAAGGTGATGTTGCTCGAGCCACCGCCCCTGTCGGAGCTTCACCCGGAGGCTCCCGTTGCCCTGAGCCGGCTGGTGGCCAATCTCCTCGCGAAGAATCCCGACGAGCGTCCCGTGTCGGCTCGTGCCGTGCAGAAGGACCTGGAACGCATGGCGCGGGCGATTCGCGCCGATCTTTCGGCCCCGCCGAGCGAGGTTCGGACCCTGGAATCGGCGCCGGAGGCCTATTTCGGCAGGTATGTGCTGGAGAGCTCTCCGGCGGGGGCGGGCGATGTGTTTCTCGCCCGCGATCCGGCGCGAAATCGGCACGTTGCACTCCGAGTGTTCGGCATGGTGCGCAATCCGGAGGAGATCGCGCAGTTGCTTCGGGAGGCTCGTGTGGTCTCGGGCGTGAATCACCCGAACATCGCGCCGATTCTCGACGTGGGTGAACATGCCGGCGTTGCATTCGTGGTCAGGGAGCAGGTCACTGGCCAATGCCTTCGTCGATTCATGGGAGACGCCACGGTGACATTCGCTCAGCGTGCGCGTTGGCTTCTCCAAGTCGCGCAAGGACTCGCCGCCGCACATCGCGCGGGCGTGGCTCACGGCGACGTACGCCCGGACAACATCGTCGTTCGAGGTGGCGATATCAAACTTCTCGATTTTCGATTCGGGTTTGCCGCGGGCGACACGCGTGGTGATCAGTATGCATGGGGCGTGATCGCCTACGAGCTCCTCACGGGATGCTCTCTGGCGGACGGCATCGATTTGGATGGCATTGACCTGACCATCGCCCATGTCATCCGGAGGGCCGTTCACGAAAACCCCGAAGAGCGCTTTGCCACGATGGATGACGCGCACGATGCCTTCCAGGCCGCGATCGAACGTGATCCGGCTCGCCGCAAGGCCGGAAGAAGACACCGCGCGTGGGCGGTGGCCCTCATCGGCTTGGCGGCGCTACTTACCGGCATTTTCCTGCCCACGTGCAACCGCGAGATGGCTCCCGTTTCGAGCGCCGCGGATGCCTCCGAGGCCGTGAACGGCGAAGAATCGACTCGGAACCCCAAGGCGAGGGCTCACTTCGACGCGGCCATTCGGTATTGGCGGGGCGCATCGTCCAGGATTGCGCTGCTGACCCTCGGCGACGCGCTCGATGCCGACCCGGACTTCGCGGCGGCCCACCTGTATTCCGCCATCATGTTGGTCCAAGACGATGTCGAAGCGGTGCAACACTATCGGGCTGCTACGATTCACCGCAATCAGCTCTCGCCACGGGACCGCGCCTTGCTCGATGCGTTTGCGACGTCCGTGACCGTTCCTCGAGACTTGACGGCAACGCAGGAAGCCTTGACCGCCGCCCTGGTGCGATTTCCAGCGGATTGGCTGCTTTCGAGTGTGCTGGCAAGGGTGCATTTGGACAAGCATGAAAACCAGAAAGCCATCGATGTGAGCGACGCGGCTCTGCGGCACGACCCATCGCTGGCCTTGGCGCTGTATCAAAGAGCCGTGGCGGAGTCCGACCACGACCACGACCGCGCGAGCCGTTCGCTCGACGAATGCCTTCGCATATCGCCGCAGGCCGACAGCTGCCTCTCATGGCTCATGAAGTTCGCCAACCACGAGGGGCAATGCGTCGAGGCCGAGCAGTACGCGCGTACGCTCCTACGATTGACGAATCGGCCGGCCGGCTCCTGGCGGTGGTCCCTGGCCGGAGCGATCATCGCCCAGGGGGGCACGATCGAGAGCGCCCGAGACGCGTACGAGCGTGTTTCTTTTTCGAAGAATGACGTCGATCCGATGTTCGACGTGTTGAAAGGCTCGTTCGCCGAAGCCCAACGCACCCTGGACGACAAAGTGGCGTGGGACGAAGGAGAAACCGACGGCGGATGGCATGAATACATCGTGAGATATCAGTTCAATATGGCAAAAGAACTGAACGATGTGCCCCGCATCACGCGTTTGGCGGCGCAGCATCTGAAGAGGCTCGATGGCTGGTTGCTGGGCAATCATATGGAAGGCAACATCCTGCCGCGGCGCATGCAGTATTTCGTGGGAACGCTGTCGCGCGAAGCGTTCGAAGAACATCGGCAGCGCTGGATGAAGAACGAGATTCCGACGAAGGACTACTACGGTACGAAGGACGTGTGGTTCTATGGGTATGCGGATGCCGCGAAAACCAAAGAAGATTTCGTAGATGCCTATCGAGCCTATCGAGAATACGAGACGGCTCCCCATCGTTGGGGGATGGCCACCGTCCGCGATGATTTCGCCCTTGGTCACGTGAGTCTTCTTGCCGACGACGTGGACAGAGCCATTCCGCTTCTCCGGCGCGTGGCCAACGATTGCAACGTCGTGCAGTGGGCGATCGAACATACGTGGGCCCATCTGGACCTCGGCATGGCGCTGGAGCAAACCGGTGACGTGTCCGGGGCCTGTGCGGCCTACGACGTCGTCGTTCAGCGATGGGGGAAAGAGCCGCGTAGCGTGTCAGCAAGAACGGCGCGTGCGCGGCGGGCAGCGTTGCATTGCGCCGCTCAGAACACCCCGCGAGCCGTCAGGCCTGCCCCCGTCCCCGAGAACGACGGCACGAGCCGCACCGTCGTGCCGCGCGATTCGTAG
- a CDS encoding sigma-70 family RNA polymerase sigma factor — translation MTSWERTPSPGAIRPLRSGEREDGENFPHTPPSAVLGVRDTDPVKRERSFVVLAQRYWKPIYKYIRLRWRTTAIDAEEFTQEFFLRAMEKNVFAGFDPQRARFRTFVRVCADRFVASYQRHRHAKKRGGGMAFVSFDFGAAEIELGAEREDALTIDAEALFEAEWVKSLLQSAVAWLREDCVRKGKGVHFRAFELFHLTEESERPSYEAIAEQLGISLGDVNNRLVYARRHFRAAILMALRECTASEEEMNDEARIVLGASF, via the coding sequence TTGACCTCGTGGGAGCGGACGCCGTCTCCTGGCGCGATCCGTCCTTTGCGCAGCGGGGAGCGCGAGGATGGAGAGAACTTTCCCCATACGCCGCCATCCGCCGTTCTCGGCGTGCGCGATACCGATCCCGTCAAACGGGAGCGCTCGTTCGTGGTCCTCGCGCAGCGGTATTGGAAGCCCATCTACAAATACATCCGGCTTCGCTGGCGAACGACGGCCATCGACGCCGAGGAGTTCACACAGGAATTCTTTTTGCGTGCCATGGAGAAGAACGTCTTCGCGGGCTTCGACCCGCAGCGCGCCCGCTTTCGCACCTTCGTTCGTGTCTGCGCCGACCGTTTCGTGGCGAGCTACCAGCGGCATCGGCATGCCAAGAAGCGCGGTGGTGGCATGGCCTTCGTGTCGTTCGATTTCGGGGCGGCCGAGATCGAACTCGGTGCGGAGCGGGAGGATGCTCTCACCATCGATGCCGAAGCCCTTTTCGAAGCGGAATGGGTGAAGAGCCTCCTCCAGAGTGCGGTGGCGTGGCTGCGCGAAGATTGCGTGCGCAAAGGCAAGGGGGTGCACTTTCGCGCATTCGAGCTCTTTCACCTGACGGAGGAGTCCGAGCGGCCCTCGTACGAAGCCATTGCCGAGCAACTCGGTATTTCGCTCGGCGATGTGAACAATCGCCTGGTGTACGCACGCCGTCATTTCCGAGCAGCCATTCTCATGGCGCTTCGCGAGTGCACGGCGAGCGAGGAGGAAATGAACGACGAGGCGCGTATCGTATTGGGAGCAAGTTTTTGA
- a CDS encoding alpha/beta hydrolase: MNAQRLLTGFLTTGICTIVGCTHAASDGADDGPSGARTDASSTSVLRPASDIAWTPCGTAGGECATIRVPIDWAHPEGETFELAIGRKLALEPENRIGVLFLNPGGPGSSGIDAYITGQPSLDTSILRKRFDLVSWDPRGVARSHPVVCDADLFGQYDFAFPTTERAYRERIAFNAKLGENCRAHTGPLFDHVDTLSTVRDMDAIRNALGEEKLNYLGISYGTLIGQQYAEEFPARIRAMAIESNMDHSVTSTFRYLQMYTEDLEKSFLAFVDWCGRTPTCKLHGRDVAAIWDQLYEKATAGTLIDPKTGGALELAWLRFNLQVAIIAPSRWPGLAERIASLESGVPLSASARGMADERLLEAGYQPILCQDWKFEMRSFQEFDAYRRILEAMYPHTRMTIFWTQILDCLGFPVKVNNPQHRLSAPDAPPTLVVTSRYDPLAPHDGGVAVHRQLKGSVLLQDDNFGHIPSVRSLCARQTIETYLTTRVMPPKDAHCPAEFPEEAPPSMREAPPP; encoded by the coding sequence ATGAACGCGCAACGACTTCTCACCGGCTTTCTCACGACTGGAATATGCACCATCGTCGGGTGCACCCACGCAGCATCGGACGGAGCCGACGATGGGCCGTCCGGCGCACGCACCGACGCCTCGTCGACCAGCGTCTTGCGTCCTGCGTCGGATATCGCGTGGACGCCATGCGGCACGGCGGGGGGCGAGTGCGCGACGATTCGAGTCCCCATCGATTGGGCACACCCCGAGGGCGAGACGTTCGAGTTGGCCATCGGCCGGAAGCTGGCGCTGGAACCGGAGAACCGCATTGGCGTTCTCTTTCTCAACCCCGGGGGACCGGGCAGCTCGGGAATCGATGCCTACATCACGGGGCAACCGAGTCTCGATACCAGCATTCTGCGAAAACGCTTCGATCTCGTGAGCTGGGATCCCCGTGGTGTGGCCCGCAGTCACCCCGTCGTGTGCGACGCAGACCTGTTTGGCCAATACGACTTTGCCTTTCCAACGACGGAGCGCGCTTACCGCGAGCGCATCGCCTTCAACGCGAAGCTCGGGGAGAACTGCCGGGCGCACACGGGGCCCCTTTTCGACCACGTCGATACCCTCAGCACCGTTCGCGATATGGATGCCATCCGCAACGCGCTCGGGGAGGAGAAGCTCAACTATCTAGGCATCTCCTACGGCACGCTGATCGGTCAGCAGTACGCCGAGGAATTCCCGGCGCGGATTCGCGCCATGGCGATTGAATCCAATATGGACCACAGCGTCACGTCCACCTTCCGGTACCTGCAGATGTACACGGAAGATCTCGAAAAGAGCTTTCTCGCATTCGTCGATTGGTGCGGGCGCACGCCGACGTGCAAACTCCACGGGAGAGACGTCGCCGCCATCTGGGACCAACTCTACGAAAAGGCCACCGCCGGAACGCTCATCGACCCCAAAACGGGTGGCGCTCTCGAGCTAGCGTGGCTGCGGTTCAATCTTCAGGTCGCGATCATCGCCCCCTCTCGCTGGCCGGGCCTCGCGGAGCGCATCGCAAGCTTGGAGAGCGGTGTGCCCCTCTCGGCGTCTGCGCGAGGCATGGCCGACGAGCGACTCCTCGAGGCAGGCTACCAACCCATCCTCTGCCAAGATTGGAAGTTCGAGATGCGCAGCTTCCAGGAGTTCGATGCCTATCGCCGCATCCTCGAAGCGATGTATCCCCACACACGCATGACCATATTTTGGACTCAGATCCTCGACTGCCTCGGCTTTCCGGTCAAGGTCAACAACCCGCAACATCGACTGTCCGCGCCGGATGCGCCGCCCACCCTGGTGGTCACGTCGCGCTACGATCCTCTGGCACCGCACGATGGAGGCGTGGCCGTGCACCGGCAGTTGAAAGGCTCCGTACTGCTCCAAGACGACAACTTCGGACACATTCCATCGGTTCGGAGCCTCTGCGCACGCCAAACCATCGAAACGTACCTAACGACGCGGGTCATGCCTCCGAAAGATGCGCATTGCCCGGCTGAATTTCCGGAGGAGGCGCCCCCCTCGATGAGGGAGGCACCACCCCCGTAA
- a CDS encoding polysaccharide lyase, producing MLCSRESFATVIFHNTGTTSGWSATLAEHNGSISQVTNIVYDGTTAIKAMQVYDPNYSGRYHSEFVRNDVYNRGDMGFYGFAFRLQGDWQFTSQNYNIAQFIADFSNTGCDDWMPSTMVWLNGSSLNTRVKTGGICSQRTTNFNGVANVTAGVWHRFVMQVNWQSGSNGYFKVWYDGSKVFERLNIATTISDDRAFDFRVGLYANGWHDEGRLVGNQGTRQIWYDNIGAGTTYAEADPDGW from the coding sequence ATGTTGTGTAGTCGCGAGAGTTTTGCCACAGTCATCTTCCACAATACGGGGACGACCTCGGGGTGGAGTGCCACACTTGCCGAGCACAATGGAAGCATCTCGCAAGTGACCAACATCGTGTACGACGGGACCACCGCCATCAAGGCGATGCAGGTGTACGACCCGAATTACAGCGGCCGATACCACTCGGAATTCGTACGCAACGACGTGTACAACCGCGGGGACATGGGCTTTTACGGGTTTGCCTTCCGCCTGCAGGGCGACTGGCAATTCACGAGCCAGAACTACAACATCGCGCAATTCATTGCCGACTTTTCCAACACCGGCTGCGACGACTGGATGCCCAGCACCATGGTCTGGCTCAACGGCTCCAGCCTCAATACGCGCGTGAAGACGGGTGGTATCTGCTCGCAGCGAACCACGAACTTCAACGGTGTGGCCAACGTCACCGCCGGCGTATGGCACCGCTTCGTCATGCAAGTGAATTGGCAGAGCGGCTCGAACGGCTACTTCAAGGTCTGGTACGACGGAAGCAAAGTCTTCGAGCGCCTGAACATCGCCACTACGATTTCCGACGACCGTGCATTCGACTTCCGCGTGGGCCTCTACGCCAACGGGTGGCACGACGAAGGCCGCCTGGTGGGCAACCAAGGCACGCGCCAGATTTGGTACGACAACATTGGTGCCGGCACGACGTACGCCGAGGCGGATCCCGACGGCTGGTGA
- a CDS encoding SRPBCC domain-containing protein: protein MSTPKIVLERTYEARIEELWDLWTTKQGFESWWGPEGYHVEVHALEARAGGMLRYEMIADAPEHVAVLAKMGRPPSHETRGAFSEFRPYERLALTHMIDFFPGVPAYESTITVEFFPRGGHVRMVVALDPMHDAEITKLSSLGFTSQLSKLDKRFGNPQI from the coding sequence ATGAGCACGCCGAAGATCGTTCTCGAACGCACCTACGAGGCCCGCATCGAGGAGCTCTGGGACCTATGGACCACGAAACAGGGTTTCGAGTCGTGGTGGGGCCCGGAGGGCTACCACGTCGAAGTGCACGCGCTGGAGGCTCGAGCGGGTGGCATGCTTCGCTACGAGATGATCGCCGATGCGCCCGAACATGTCGCGGTGCTTGCGAAGATGGGCCGCCCTCCTTCGCACGAGACCCGCGGCGCCTTCTCGGAGTTTCGGCCCTACGAGCGTCTGGCTCTCACGCACATGATCGACTTCTTTCCCGGCGTGCCCGCTTACGAAAGCACCATCACCGTGGAATTCTTCCCGCGGGGAGGTCATGTCCGCATGGTCGTCGCCTTGGACCCGATGCATGACGCGGAAATTACGAAGTTGTCCTCATTGGGCTTCACGAGCCAGCTGTCGAAGCTGGATAAGCGTTTCGGGAACCCGCAGATTTAG
- a CDS encoding metalloregulator ArsR/SmtB family transcription factor, protein MQLDAFQTLADPTRRCIVDVLSRGEQQVNDIVEQAGIHQSGVSRHLRILHEAGFVAMRPDGQRRLYSLRPEPFRELDAWLAKYRGLWEARLDRFGAALTKGKRT, encoded by the coding sequence ATGCAACTAGACGCGTTTCAGACCCTGGCCGACCCGACCCGCCGCTGCATCGTGGACGTGCTGAGCCGCGGCGAGCAGCAGGTGAACGACATCGTCGAGCAGGCAGGTATCCATCAATCGGGCGTATCCCGGCACCTGCGCATCCTTCACGAAGCCGGCTTCGTGGCGATGCGTCCGGACGGGCAGCGCCGCCTGTATTCGCTTCGACCGGAACCGTTCCGCGAGCTCGACGCGTGGCTCGCCAAGTACCGCGGCCTTTGGGAAGCGCGGCTCGACCGCTTCGGGGCGGCCCTCACGAAAGGAAAACGGACATGA